A window from Bacteroidota bacterium encodes these proteins:
- a CDS encoding universal stress protein yields MSFQLKKILVPVDFSETGMLALEHAGHMAGLAKADLLLLHVLPVNQYHFEIPEPELHIENFDRVNAIVEERLNEAVEMVRQRYGVRASSMSARGSVSREVNEVATEENADLIIMGTHGAKGFEELFIGSNAHKVISMAKCPVITVQTHAKRIGFTNIVLPIDRTAHSREKVDVALRFGAMYDAKIHILGLFESSEDQREFDKLQIVLDQVQHAVEHAKLRFSRQTVKGTNLAAEAMRFGPTVEADLIVIMTEQESELTGLFLGPRAKQIVNHSRIPVMSIKPKEGIVSDFNLDGSVGLF; encoded by the coding sequence ATGAGCTTTCAACTAAAAAAAATTCTGGTTCCGGTTGATTTTTCCGAAACAGGTATGCTTGCTCTTGAGCATGCCGGCCACATGGCCGGGCTGGCAAAGGCCGATTTACTGCTGCTGCATGTATTGCCGGTAAATCAGTACCATTTCGAAATTCCGGAGCCCGAACTGCATATCGAAAATTTCGACCGCGTAAATGCAATAGTCGAGGAGAGGCTTAATGAAGCAGTGGAAATGGTGCGGCAACGATACGGCGTAAGAGCTTCATCAATGAGCGCCCGTGGTTCGGTTTCGAGAGAGGTAAATGAGGTGGCCACAGAAGAAAATGCCGACCTCATTATTATGGGGACGCACGGTGCCAAAGGCTTCGAAGAACTCTTTATCGGCAGCAATGCACATAAGGTGATAAGCATGGCTAAGTGCCCGGTAATCACCGTGCAAACGCATGCAAAGCGTATCGGCTTCACCAACATTGTACTGCCTATCGACCGTACCGCCCACTCGCGCGAGAAAGTGGATGTTGCTTTGCGTTTCGGTGCCATGTATGATGCCAAAATCCATATCCTCGGCTTGTTTGAAAGCAGCGAAGACCAACGCGAATTTGATAAACTGCAGATTGTACTTGATCAGGTGCAGCATGCGGTAGAACATGCCAAACTCCGTTTCAGCCGCCAAACCGTAAAAGGTACAAACCTGGCTGCCGAAGCCATGCGTTTTGGCCCCACGGTAGAAGCCGATCTGATTGTGATTATGACCGAACAGGAATCAGAGCTCACCGGACTTTTCCTCGGTCCCCGCGCCAAACAAATTGTCAATCATTCGCGCATTCCGGTAATGAGCATCAAACCCAAAGAAGGTATCGTAAGCGATTTCAACCTCGATGGTTCAGTCGGGCTGTTTTAA
- a CDS encoding DUF4197 domain-containing protein, whose amino-acid sequence MKKFVFILAAGTLALSACTELGKVAGDLGKQVGTLPGAPLTSTEIVNGLKAALQQGTNKSTASASQANGFLNNPLIRIPFPASVQKVKDAVMKVPGGPGWINDFEETMNHAAEEASKEAGPIFINAITSMTITDGLNILRGTDTAATNYLRTKTTGDLTTKFRPVVNRATQKVQLTKYWTPVVNAYNKIPFTQPVNPDLDGYITGQAIGGLFKLIGNEEKNIRTNPVARTSEILKKVFGSSENPHNK is encoded by the coding sequence ATGAAAAAGTTTGTGTTTATTCTCGCCGCAGGCACTCTTGCACTCTCAGCCTGCACTGAACTTGGCAAAGTAGCCGGCGATCTTGGCAAGCAGGTGGGCACACTGCCCGGAGCACCGCTTACCAGCACCGAAATTGTAAACGGCCTCAAAGCCGCACTGCAGCAAGGCACCAACAAATCAACCGCCTCTGCTTCGCAGGCCAACGGATTTTTAAACAATCCGCTCATCCGCATCCCCTTCCCGGCTTCGGTGCAGAAAGTAAAAGATGCCGTGATGAAAGTACCCGGCGGCCCAGGCTGGATCAACGACTTTGAAGAAACCATGAACCACGCCGCTGAAGAAGCGTCTAAGGAAGCCGGCCCCATTTTTATTAATGCCATTACCAGCATGACCATTACCGATGGTCTCAACATTCTGCGCGGCACCGATACGGCAGCCACCAACTATCTCCGCACCAAAACCACAGGTGATCTCACCACCAAATTTCGTCCGGTTGTAAACCGTGCCACCCAAAAAGTGCAGCTCACCAAATACTGGACACCGGTGGTGAATGCCTACAACAAAATTCCGTTTACCCAGCCCGTAAATCCTGATCTCGACGGTTACATTACCGGACAGGCCATTGGCGGTTTGTTTAAACTTATCGGTAACGAGGAAAAGAACATCCGCACGAATCCGGTAGCCCGCACTTCCGAAATTCTAAAAAAAGTTTTCGGCTCGTCGGAGAATCCGCATAACAAGTAA
- a CDS encoding universal stress protein — translation MSQKAEKIVVPVDFGEQSMIALEQACHLAKMTNAEVTLVYVLEGASLLGRILSSQQDEAIRKEINEKLEELTVNVEKTHGVKCDKVVAHGSVYDKVAEVAEMINATFIVMGTNGAENLRKRFIGSNALRVVRESKVPVITIKGKHHRDGCKNIVVPLDLTKETREKVNKAIEMAKLYAADIRVVSVLFSTDEFIVNRLTRQLSQVKTFIEKAHIRCTAEIIKGIKGDESLGQIIVDYANKVEGDLIMIMTQQETDITELFIGSAATEIIHKSDIPVLSIVPSPKNEYVDFKPY, via the coding sequence ATGAGCCAAAAAGCAGAAAAAATTGTAGTTCCCGTTGATTTCGGCGAACAATCCATGATTGCACTCGAGCAGGCCTGTCATCTGGCCAAAATGACCAATGCGGAAGTTACACTTGTGTATGTGCTCGAAGGTGCAAGTCTTTTGGGACGCATTCTTTCTTCCCAGCAGGACGAAGCCATCCGCAAGGAAATCAACGAAAAGCTGGAGGAACTTACCGTTAATGTGGAAAAAACACATGGCGTGAAGTGCGACAAAGTGGTAGCACACGGCTCGGTATATGATAAAGTAGCCGAGGTGGCCGAAATGATTAACGCCACCTTTATTGTAATGGGCACCAACGGCGCCGAAAACCTCCGCAAACGCTTTATCGGCTCAAATGCGCTGCGTGTAGTACGCGAGTCGAAAGTGCCCGTAATTACCATTAAAGGAAAACATCACCGCGATGGCTGCAAAAATATTGTGGTGCCCCTCGATCTTACCAAGGAAACACGCGAGAAAGTGAATAAAGCCATTGAAATGGCGAAACTTTATGCGGCTGATATCCGCGTGGTTTCGGTGCTTTTCTCTACCGACGAGTTTATCGTAAACCGCCTCACCCGCCAGCTTTCGCAGGTGAAAACGTTTATCGAAAAAGCACACATACGCTGCACCGCCGAAATTATTAAAGGCATCAAAGGCGATGAATCACTCGGACAAATCATAGTCGATTACGCCAACAAAGTAGAAGGCGACCTCATCATGATTATGACCCAGCAGGAAACTGATATTACCGAACTCTTTATCGGTTCGGCTGCTACAGAAATCATTCATAAATCAGACATCCCGGTGCTTTCTATCGTTCCTTCTCCCAAAAACGAGTACGTGGATTTCAAACCCTATTAA
- a CDS encoding competence/damage-inducible protein A: protein MLAEIITIGDEILIGQIVDTNSAWMGGQLGLNGIAVKQITSVSDDASHIVKALDEARQRADLILITGGLGPTKDDLTKKTLRDYFGMGWRMDEQVAEDVMSIFKRFGREPGEVNLLQAQVPDGCRVIRNKNGTAPGMWFEVGGKIFVSMPGVPFEMKGIMSDGVLPLLREKFSLPFIYHRTVLTQGVGESLLAEKIEAWENSLAEHGIKLAYLPSPGMVRLRLSASGEEAAVRKATDAKVEELLPLIEQWHYGYNDDTLPQVVGRLLVEHGQTVITAESCTGGSVAQAITSVPGSSQWYLGSIVSYANEVKMQQLGVPAALIEQHGAVSEEVASVMAVNARKQFNAGYAIATTGIAGPGGGTELKPVGLVYIAVASETGVTVRKMQYGGNRERNIAATTLSALMLLRKVILGTA from the coding sequence ATGCTTGCAGAAATCATTACCATTGGCGATGAAATTCTCATCGGACAGATTGTGGACACCAACTCGGCCTGGATGGGCGGGCAGCTGGGGTTAAACGGCATTGCGGTAAAGCAAATTACTTCTGTTTCCGACGATGCTTCACATATTGTAAAGGCTCTTGACGAAGCCCGGCAGCGGGCCGACCTGATTCTGATTACGGGCGGCCTTGGGCCCACGAAAGACGACCTGACCAAGAAAACGCTGCGCGACTATTTTGGTATGGGCTGGCGCATGGATGAGCAGGTGGCGGAAGATGTAATGAGCATATTTAAACGCTTCGGCCGTGAGCCCGGCGAGGTGAATCTGCTTCAGGCACAGGTGCCTGATGGTTGCCGGGTGATACGCAACAAAAACGGCACGGCGCCGGGCATGTGGTTTGAGGTAGGCGGGAAAATTTTTGTGTCGATGCCGGGTGTGCCGTTTGAAATGAAGGGAATAATGAGTGACGGCGTGTTGCCCTTGCTGCGCGAAAAATTCAGTCTGCCGTTTATTTATCACCGCACCGTGCTTACGCAGGGAGTGGGCGAATCGCTGCTGGCGGAGAAGATTGAGGCCTGGGAAAACAGTTTGGCCGAACACGGCATCAAGCTGGCTTACTTGCCCTCGCCCGGCATGGTGCGTTTGCGGCTTTCGGCTTCGGGCGAGGAAGCTGCAGTGCGCAAAGCTACCGATGCCAAAGTGGAAGAACTGCTGCCGCTCATTGAGCAGTGGCACTATGGCTATAACGACGATACGCTGCCACAGGTAGTTGGCCGCTTGCTGGTTGAACACGGCCAAACAGTAATTACGGCCGAAAGCTGCACCGGCGGCAGTGTGGCACAGGCCATTACCTCGGTGCCGGGCAGTTCGCAATGGTATCTCGGCAGCATTGTAAGCTATGCCAACGAAGTAAAAATGCAGCAGCTGGGCGTACCGGCCGCCCTCATCGAACAGCATGGTGCGGTGAGCGAAGAAGTGGCTTCGGTAATGGCCGTCAATGCCCGCAAGCAGTTTAATGCCGGCTACGCAATAGCCACCACCGGTATTGCCGGCCCCGGAGGCGGTACCGAATTAAAACCGGTGGGGCTGGTGTACATTGCCGTTGCCTCCGAAACCGGTGTTACCGTCAGAAAAATGCAGTATGGCGGCAACCGCGAAAGAAACATTGCCGCAACCACCCTTTCGGCACTTATGCTGCTGCGAAAAGTAATTCTGGGAACGGCATAA